The Drosophila ananassae strain 14024-0371.13 chromosome Y unlocalized genomic scaffold, ASM1763931v2 tig00000153, whole genome shotgun sequence genome includes a window with the following:
- the LOC116655218 gene encoding dynein axonemal heavy chain 2-like: MTQFIITKLGPRYVDPPVLDLKATFEESISQTPLIFVLSPGVDPAQSLITLSESVKMAQRMFSLSLGQGQAPVATKLIMDGIRDGNWVFLANCHLSLSWMPTLDKMITTMQSMKLHKKFRLWLSSSPHPDFPISILQTSIKMTTEPPRGIKANMKRLYNNINEQNMDTCNDPSKYKKLLFALCFFHTILLERKKFLQLGWNVIYSFNDSDFEVSEVLLLLYLNEYEETPWGALKYLIAGVNYGGHVTDDWDRRLLITYINQFYCDQALQSRKFRLSSLPNYFIPDDGDVQTYLDQIQMFPNFDKPEAFGQHSNADIASLIGETRMLFETLLSMQVQTTSSAGSENTETKVSDLAKEILASTPDEINYEQTAKIIGVNRTPLEVVLLQEIERYNKLIGEMCTHLRDLRRGIQGLVVCLNSLT; encoded by the exons ATGACACAATTTATTATTACCAAACTGGGGCCACGATACGTTGACCCACCCGTTCTTGATCTTAAAGCTACTTTTGAGGAATCAATTTCTCAAACTCCACTTATATTTGTATTATCGCCGGGCGTTGATCCAGCACAATCACTTATAACTTTATCTGAATCAGTTAAAATGGCACAGAGAATGTTCTCCCTTAGCTTGGGGCAAGGACAAGCTCCTGTTGCAACTAAGCTCATTATGGATGGCATAAGAGATGGCAATTGGGTATTTCTTGCAAATTGTCATTTATCTTTGAGCTGGATGCCAACGCTTGACAAGATGATAACAACAATGCAATCTAtgaaattacataaaaaatttcgACTTTGGCTAAGCTCTAGCCCTCACCCCGATTTTCCCATATCAATATTACAAACAAGCATTAAGATGACTACTGAACCTCCGCGTGGAATTAAAGCAAATATGAAGCGTCTTTACAATAATATAAATGAACAAAATATGGATACATGTAATGATCCAAGCAAGTACAAAAAACTCCTTTTTGCGTTATGCTTTTTTCATACCATATTACTTGAACGAAAAAAGTTTCTACAGCTTGGATGGAATGTAATTTACAGTTTTAATGATTCTGACTTCGAAGTTTCTGAAGTACTacttcttttatatttaaatgagTATGAAGAAACTCCATGGGGTgcacttaaatatttaatagcgGGAGTAAATTATGGAGGACATGTAACCGATGATTGGGATAGGCGTCTTTTAATAACCTATATTAATCAGTTTTACTGTGACCAAGCATTACAGTCAAGAAAGTTTcg GTTGTCATCACTCCCCAATTATTTTATTCCCGATGATGGTGACGTACAGACTTATTTAGATCAAATACAAATGTTTCCAAATTTTGATAAGCCTGAAGCTTTTGGTCAGCATTCTAATGCCGATATTGCTTCACTTATAGGTGAGACTCGGATGCTATTTGAGACTCTTTTATCTATGCAAGTACAAACAACAAGCTCAGCAGGAAGTGAAAATACTGAGACAAAAGTATCTGATTTAGCAAAAGAGATATTGGCTAGTACGCCAGATGAAATCAATTATGAACAAACTGCAAAAATTATTGGCGTCAATCGAACTCCTTTAGAGGTTGTATTGCTTCAAGAAATAGAGAGGTATAATAAACTTATCGGAGAAATGTGTACCCATTTGCGCGATTTACGTCGAGGAATCCAGGGATTAGTTGTCTGTCTGAACTCATTGACTTAG